GCTGATGCCGTGGTTGTACACCATGTGGGCCAGCACAATGGTGGCACTGCCGCCAATGGTAGTGGCGGCAGTGGAGAGGCTGGCAGAAAAAGTGGATATGGACTTGCTGGCGTAGAGCCAGCCTGGACTGCTACTGGCTTCGCGACAGCGCCATCCAATCAGGATAAACCCGCTGAATACCAGCACAAAGAGCACTGAAAAGGTCATTGGTTACTTCCACCCCTGGGGTGTGATGAGTGGTGGCAGGGGATTCCCGCCTCGGCAAAATATTGCTGGGTGAGGGTGTCGGGGTAGCCGTAGAGATACTTTACTTCGACTATGCCGGCACCGATGATGATCTTGGCACAGATGGAGCAGGGCTGATGGGTACAGTAGAGGGTGCTGCCCTGGGCAGAGGTGCCAAAGCGAGCCGCCTGCAGGATGGCGTTCTGTTCGGCGTGAAGGCCGCGACAAATTTCGTGATGGGTGCCGCTGGCAATGCCCCGCTCGTCGCGCAGGCAGGAGCCGATCTCCATGCTGGAGCGCACCCCCGGTGGGGCGCCATTGTAGCCGGTGGCAATAATGCGCTTGTCCCGCACCACAATGGCCCCGATCTGGCGCCGCAGGCAGCTGGCCCGCCGCGCCACTTCCAGGGTAATATTGAAGAAGTATTCGTCCCAGTCAGGTCGAACCCGCGGCGGGGTCATGCATTCCTCTGCAACAGCTCCCGGTAGAGGGGGAACTGGGCTGCCAGGGCCCGCACTTCCTGACGCACCTGCGCCAGCACCTGTTCGTCTTCCATGTTATCCAGCACACGCACCATCAGCTGTGCCACCTGCGCTGCTTCCTTTTCCGTAAAGCCACGGGTGGTAATGGCAGGGGTGCCGATGCGAATACCGCTGGTGACGAAAGGGCTGCGGGTGTCGAAGGGAACACCGTTTTTATTAACCGTAATCTCCGCCTCGCCCAGGGCCTTCTCAGCGGCCTTACCGGTGATATCCTTGGCCGTCAGGTCGATGAGAATCAGGTGGTTGTCGGTTCCGCCACTGACCAGATCGTATCCGGCCTTGTTAAACTCTTCGGCCATGGCGCGGGCATTAGCTACCACTTGACGCTGGTAAGTCTTAAAGCCAGGCTCAAGCGCCTCCTTGAAGGCCACCGCCTTGCCGGCGATAACGTGCATGAGGGGTCCGCCCTGGATGCCGGGGAAAACCCGTGAGTTGATTTTTTTGGCAATGGCTTCGTCATTGGTCATGATCATGCCGCCACGGGGCCCCCGCAGGGTTTTGTGGGTGGTGGTGGTGACAATGTGAGCCACTCCAATCGGGCTGGGGTGCTCCCCCGCCACTATCAGGCCGGCAATATGCGCGATGTCGGCAATCAGGCAGGCACCCACTTCGTCAGCAATGGCACGGAAGCGCTGAAAATCGATGGTTCGCGGATAAGCTGAGGCACCACAGATGATAATTTTGGGGCGATGCTCCCGGGCCAGACGCTCCACTTCCTCGTAATCGATGTACTGGTTGTCTTCGCGCACTCCATAGGCCACCACATTGAAGAGCAGGCCCGAGAAGTTTACCGGGCTGCCGTGGGTCAGGTGCCCCCCGTGGGCCAGGTTCATACCCAGGATGGTGTCACCGGCCTCGGCCACCGCCAGATAGGCCCCCATGTTGGCCTGGGAGCCGGAGTGGGGCTGAACATTGACAAACTCGCAGCCGAACATCTCTTTGGCCCGAGCAATGGCAACGTTCTCGGCCATGTCCACCACTTCGCAGCCGCCGTAGTAACGCTTGGCCGGATAGCCTTCAGCATATTTATTGGTAAGGGTGGAGCCCACCGCCTCCATCACCGCCGGGCTGGTAAAGTTCTCGCTGGCAATAAGTTCGATACCCTCTTCCTGGCGAAC
The Desulfurispira natronophila genome window above contains:
- the glyA gene encoding serine hydroxymethyltransferase; its protein translation is MQTLKSFDPELFDIIRAETVRQEEGIELIASENFTSPAVMEAVGSTLTNKYAEGYPAKRYYGGCEVVDMAENVAIARAKEMFGCEFVNVQPHSGSQANMGAYLAVAEAGDTILGMNLAHGGHLTHGSPVNFSGLLFNVVAYGVREDNQYIDYEEVERLAREHRPKIIICGASAYPRTIDFQRFRAIADEVGACLIADIAHIAGLIVAGEHPSPIGVAHIVTTTTHKTLRGPRGGMIMTNDEAIAKKINSRVFPGIQGGPLMHVIAGKAVAFKEALEPGFKTYQRQVVANARAMAEEFNKAGYDLVSGGTDNHLILIDLTAKDITGKAAEKALGEAEITVNKNGVPFDTRSPFVTSGIRIGTPAITTRGFTEKEAAQVAQLMVRVLDNMEDEQVLAQVRQEVRALAAQFPLYRELLQRNA
- a CDS encoding deoxycytidylate deaminase is translated as MTPPRVRPDWDEYFFNITLEVARRASCLRRQIGAIVVRDKRIIATGYNGAPPGVRSSMEIGSCLRDERGIASGTHHEICRGLHAEQNAILQAARFGTSAQGSTLYCTHQPCSICAKIIIGAGIVEVKYLYGYPDTLTQQYFAEAGIPCHHSSHPRGGSNQ